A stretch of Rhododendron vialii isolate Sample 1 chromosome 4a, ASM3025357v1 DNA encodes these proteins:
- the LOC131324686 gene encoding protein RGF1 INDUCIBLE TRANSCRIPTION FACTOR 1-like isoform X1, with product METENMLVPPWLEPLITTAFFSVCRTHGDAARSECNMYCLDCNDQSFCFYCRSSKHKDHQVIQIRRSSYHDVVRVSEIQKVLDISGVQTYVINSARVLFLNERPQPKTGKGVSHICEICGRSLLDPFRFCSLGCKLMGIKTNGNARFTLDAKNEEELIERRGEGTSRPRVMISSSREEEELREGTQQDIYPSTPPPPPPPSNARRRKGIPHRAPFGS from the exons ATG GAGACAGAAAATATGCTGGTTCCACCGTGGCTAGAGCCGTTGATAACGACGGCATTCTTCTCGGTTTGTCGGACTCATGGAGATGCAGCAAGAAGTGAATGTAACATGTATTGCTTGGATTGCAATGACCAGTCTTTTTGCTTCTATTGCCGCTCATCAAAGCATAAGGATCATCAAGTTATTCAG ATAAGGCGATCGTCGTACCATGATGTGGTGAGGGTATCGGAAATTCAAAAAGTATTGGACATAAGCGGAGTCCAAACTTATGTGATAAACAGtgctagggttttatttttgaatgagaggCCTCAGCCGAAGACTGGGAAAGGAGTTTCTCACATTTGTGAAATTTGTGGGAGGAGCCTCTTGGACCCATTTCGATTCTGTTCATTGGGGTGTAAG CTTATGGGTATAAAGACAAATGGGAATGCAAGATTTACCTTAGATGCCAAGAATGAGGAAGAATTAATTGAAAGAAGAGGTGAAGGAACGTCAAGGCCTAGAGTCATGATATCATCAtcaagagaggaagaagaattgCGTGAAGGCACACAACAAGACATATACCCTTCCacgccacctccacctccacctccttcTAATGCAAGGAGAAGAAAGGGAATTCCCCATAGGGCACCTTTTGGTTCCTAA
- the LOC131324686 gene encoding protein RGF1 INDUCIBLE TRANSCRIPTION FACTOR 1-like isoform X2 — protein MLVPPWLEPLITTAFFSVCRTHGDAARSECNMYCLDCNDQSFCFYCRSSKHKDHQVIQIRRSSYHDVVRVSEIQKVLDISGVQTYVINSARVLFLNERPQPKTGKGVSHICEICGRSLLDPFRFCSLGCKLMGIKTNGNARFTLDAKNEEELIERRGEGTSRPRVMISSSREEEELREGTQQDIYPSTPPPPPPPSNARRRKGIPHRAPFGS, from the exons ATGCTGGTTCCACCGTGGCTAGAGCCGTTGATAACGACGGCATTCTTCTCGGTTTGTCGGACTCATGGAGATGCAGCAAGAAGTGAATGTAACATGTATTGCTTGGATTGCAATGACCAGTCTTTTTGCTTCTATTGCCGCTCATCAAAGCATAAGGATCATCAAGTTATTCAG ATAAGGCGATCGTCGTACCATGATGTGGTGAGGGTATCGGAAATTCAAAAAGTATTGGACATAAGCGGAGTCCAAACTTATGTGATAAACAGtgctagggttttatttttgaatgagaggCCTCAGCCGAAGACTGGGAAAGGAGTTTCTCACATTTGTGAAATTTGTGGGAGGAGCCTCTTGGACCCATTTCGATTCTGTTCATTGGGGTGTAAG CTTATGGGTATAAAGACAAATGGGAATGCAAGATTTACCTTAGATGCCAAGAATGAGGAAGAATTAATTGAAAGAAGAGGTGAAGGAACGTCAAGGCCTAGAGTCATGATATCATCAtcaagagaggaagaagaattgCGTGAAGGCACACAACAAGACATATACCCTTCCacgccacctccacctccacctccttcTAATGCAAGGAGAAGAAAGGGAATTCCCCATAGGGCACCTTTTGGTTCCTAA